In Streptomyces sp. NBC_01408, one DNA window encodes the following:
- a CDS encoding HAD family phosphatase produces MTLLHLFDLDGTLMYGSAAPVEISRQLGLSAEIAELERAFSAREIGPHQFSVAAHALWADLMPAHVRAAFEGAPWLAGIREVWQEIRERGDYCAVVSLSPSFFVELLLEWGAHAAHGSVFPAVPFTQPVEEAGILTPAGKVTVADRLCARFGVSRSDCVAYGDSATDMVLFEAVPVSVAVNARPVLTERATHVYEGRDLREAYQLVTVARPRIDAS; encoded by the coding sequence ATGACCCTCCTGCACCTCTTCGACCTCGACGGGACGCTGATGTACGGCTCGGCGGCGCCTGTCGAGATCTCCCGCCAGCTCGGACTGAGCGCGGAGATCGCCGAGCTGGAACGGGCCTTCAGTGCCCGGGAGATCGGGCCGCACCAGTTCTCGGTGGCCGCGCACGCGTTGTGGGCGGATCTGATGCCCGCGCATGTCCGGGCGGCGTTCGAGGGAGCTCCGTGGCTCGCGGGTATCCGAGAGGTCTGGCAGGAGATCCGGGAGCGCGGGGACTACTGCGCGGTGGTCTCGCTGTCGCCCTCGTTCTTCGTGGAGCTGCTGCTCGAATGGGGCGCGCATGCCGCGCACGGCTCGGTCTTCCCCGCCGTGCCGTTCACCCAGCCCGTGGAGGAGGCTGGGATCCTGACTCCCGCGGGCAAGGTCACGGTGGCCGACAGGCTGTGCGCGCGGTTCGGCGTGAGCCGCAGCGACTGCGTGGCGTACGGGGACTCGGCGACGGACATGGTGCTCTTCGAGGCGGTCCCGGTGTCCGTGGCGGTCAACGCGCGGCCCGTCCTGACGGAGCGCGCCACCCACGTCTACGAGGGCCGGGATCTGCGTGAGGCATACCAGCTCGTCACGGTGGCACGCCCGAGAATTGACGCATCTTAG
- a CDS encoding cystathionine gamma-lyase, which translates to MNEFDNVATGPGAGAAAPIGDGTRAVRAGLPEPVKNEPPLPGPVFAAHFHLPGDVEGPYTYGRDTNPTWTLLERAIGELEAPGQEVQTVVFASGMAAVSAVLLSQARTGDTVVLPDDGYQALPLVREQLEAYGIRVRTAPTGDDAQLTVLEGARLLWIETPSNPGLDVCDVRRLVDAAHAGGTLVAVDNTLATPLGQRPLELGADFSVASGTKGLTGHGDLLLGYVVCRTPELAAQVRQWRKVVGAIPGPMEAWLAHRSLATIQLRAQRQWANALAVAEALADRADVTGLRYPGLPADPSHKTATRQMRGFGSVVSFTLPDRAHAERFMTALRLVEDATSFGGVRSTAERRGRWGGDAVAEGFIRFSAGAEDTEDLVTDVLRALDSAGSRG; encoded by the coding sequence GTGAACGAGTTCGACAACGTGGCGACCGGCCCCGGCGCCGGCGCGGCGGCCCCGATCGGTGACGGCACCCGGGCGGTGCGCGCCGGGCTGCCCGAACCCGTCAAGAACGAGCCGCCCCTGCCCGGGCCGGTCTTCGCCGCCCACTTCCACCTTCCCGGCGACGTCGAAGGCCCGTACACCTACGGCCGCGACACCAACCCCACCTGGACCCTGCTGGAGCGGGCCATCGGGGAGTTGGAGGCCCCGGGCCAGGAAGTGCAGACGGTCGTCTTCGCCTCCGGCATGGCCGCGGTCTCCGCGGTCCTCCTCTCCCAGGCACGCACCGGTGACACCGTCGTCCTGCCCGACGATGGCTACCAGGCGCTGCCGCTGGTGCGCGAACAGCTGGAGGCCTACGGAATCCGGGTACGCACCGCCCCCACCGGCGACGACGCCCAGCTCACGGTCCTCGAAGGGGCCCGGCTGCTGTGGATCGAAACGCCCTCCAACCCGGGGCTCGACGTGTGCGACGTACGCCGGCTCGTGGACGCCGCGCACGCGGGCGGGACCCTGGTCGCCGTGGACAACACCCTCGCCACCCCGCTCGGGCAGCGGCCCCTGGAACTCGGCGCGGACTTCTCCGTCGCCAGCGGTACCAAGGGCCTGACGGGCCACGGCGATCTGCTGCTGGGGTACGTCGTCTGCCGCACCCCGGAGCTCGCCGCCCAGGTCCGGCAGTGGCGCAAGGTCGTCGGCGCGATCCCCGGGCCGATGGAGGCCTGGCTCGCCCACCGCTCACTGGCCACCATCCAGCTGCGCGCCCAGCGCCAGTGGGCCAACGCGCTGGCCGTCGCCGAGGCCCTGGCCGACCGCGCGGACGTGACCGGGCTGCGCTACCCCGGCCTGCCGGCGGACCCGTCCCACAAGACGGCCACCCGTCAGATGCGGGGCTTCGGGTCGGTGGTGTCCTTCACCCTGCCCGACCGTGCGCACGCGGAGCGGTTCATGACCGCCCTGCGCCTCGTCGAGGACGCCACGAGTTTCGGTGGCGTACGGTCCACGGCGGAGCGCCGCGGACGCTGGGGCGGGGACGCCGTGGCGGAGGGGTTCATCCGGTTCTCCGCGGGCGCCGAAGACACCGAAGACCTGGTCACGGACGTCCTGCGCGCCCTCGATTCCGCAGGTAGCAGGGGCTGA
- a CDS encoding low molecular weight protein-tyrosine-phosphatase, with amino-acid sequence MYRVCFVCTGNICRSPMAESVFRAHVAEAGLDGLVEVDSAGTGGWHEGDGADPRTVSVLEAAGYAQDHRARQFRPSWFARLDLVIALDSGHLRDLRALAPTPEDTAKVRLLRSYDPTAEPAEADVPDPYYGSLDGFEECLELVEAASPGLLDAVREAVKEHTT; translated from the coding sequence ATGTACCGCGTGTGCTTCGTCTGCACGGGCAACATATGCCGCTCACCCATGGCCGAGTCCGTCTTCCGCGCCCACGTGGCCGAGGCCGGACTCGACGGCCTGGTCGAGGTGGACAGCGCCGGCACCGGCGGCTGGCACGAGGGGGACGGCGCCGATCCGCGCACCGTCTCCGTCCTGGAGGCCGCCGGGTACGCGCAGGACCACCGGGCCCGGCAGTTCCGGCCCTCCTGGTTCGCCCGCCTCGACCTCGTCATCGCACTCGACTCCGGGCACCTGCGGGACCTGCGGGCGCTGGCACCCACCCCCGAGGACACCGCCAAGGTCCGGCTGCTGCGGTCCTACGACCCGACGGCCGAGCCCGCGGAGGCCGACGTACCGGATCCCTACTACGGGTCCCTCGACGGGTTCGAGGAGTGCCTGGAGCTGGTCGAGGCGGCAAGTCCCGGCCTGCTGGACGCCGTACGCGAAGCAGTGAAGGAGCACACCACGTGA
- a CDS encoding IclR family transcriptional regulator: MIGSVQRALRLLEAVGSHSEGAPAKQLAREAGLPLPTAYHLLRTLTHEGYLRRESGVFLLGDAAGRLAGAGLQQKRRSMILDSLAHFRDAVGAPVYFAVYREGEIEVVGVSDTPASPACEEWADFRETGHAHAIGQCLLGQLDEGARKDHFDRHPVQAVTPYTVADLRSLEERISSLGRMQPVTERQEYSLGTVCAAIPITAGDAAATMAISLPLHQEDRLRYAVDRLRSEVGALLSTLSFSISI; the protein is encoded by the coding sequence CTGATCGGGTCGGTGCAGCGGGCGCTGAGGCTGCTCGAAGCAGTGGGTTCCCATAGCGAGGGAGCCCCGGCGAAACAACTGGCGCGCGAAGCCGGGCTCCCGCTCCCCACCGCGTACCACCTGCTGCGCACCCTGACGCACGAGGGCTATCTGCGCCGGGAGAGCGGCGTGTTCCTCCTGGGCGACGCAGCCGGGCGTCTTGCCGGTGCGGGACTCCAGCAGAAACGTCGCAGCATGATCCTCGACTCCCTCGCGCACTTCCGCGACGCGGTCGGGGCTCCCGTCTACTTCGCGGTCTACCGCGAGGGTGAGATCGAGGTCGTGGGCGTCTCGGACACCCCGGCCAGCCCGGCCTGCGAGGAGTGGGCCGACTTCCGTGAGACCGGCCACGCGCACGCCATCGGCCAGTGCCTGCTCGGCCAGCTCGACGAGGGGGCGCGCAAGGACCACTTCGACCGGCACCCGGTCCAGGCCGTCACCCCTTACACCGTCGCGGATCTACGGTCCCTGGAAGAGCGGATCAGCTCCCTTGGCCGGATGCAGCCGGTTACGGAGCGTCAGGAATACTCCCTGGGTACGGTCTGTGCGGCCATCCCGATCACCGCCGGCGATGCGGCCGCAACTATGGCAATTTCACTCCCTTTGCACCAAGAAGACCGATTGCGCTATGCGGTCGATCGACTACGGAGTGAAGTAGGCGCGCTGTTGAGCACCCTCTCGTTCTCTATCAGTATCTGA
- a CDS encoding SsgA family sporulation/cell division regulator produces the protein MRESVQAEVMMSFLVSEELSFRIPVELRYDARDPYAVRLTFHLPGDAPVTWAFGRELLLDGINKPCGDGDVHIAPTQPEELSDVHIRLQVGGDRALFRASAAPLVAFLDRTDRIVPLGQERNLGDFEENLDEALGKILAASRQNEQNAG, from the coding sequence ATGCGCGAGTCGGTACAGGCAGAGGTCATGATGAGCTTCCTCGTTTCCGAGGAGCTCTCGTTCCGAATCCCGGTGGAACTCCGGTACGACGCTCGTGACCCCTACGCGGTCCGCCTGACCTTCCATCTGCCCGGAGACGCGCCCGTCACGTGGGCGTTCGGCCGGGAGCTCCTCCTCGACGGCATCAACAAGCCGTGCGGTGACGGCGATGTACACATCGCCCCCACGCAGCCCGAGGAGCTGTCCGACGTCCACATCCGGCTCCAGGTCGGCGGCGACCGGGCCCTGTTCCGTGCCAGCGCGGCGCCGCTCGTCGCGTTCCTCGACCGCACCGACCGGATCGTTCCGCTCGGTCAGGAGCGCAATCTGGGTGACTTCGAGGAGAACCTCGACGAGGCTCTCGGCAAGATCCTCGCCGCGTCCCGGCAGAACGAGCAGAACGCGGGCTGA
- a CDS encoding GNAT family N-acetyltransferase: protein MTPPDLTALPIRALTLEDLHRCSDLSEDRGWLREDHRWRLLLTAGSGYGVDAPDGQGLAAACVVTRYGHTHADPELAAIGMVLVAERYARRGLGRRLMTHICDDVLKGIPLTLHATPYGRPLYEELGFEATGRAEMLMGTFRPDPAASADGVRPANAEDLPRIVRLDTEVFGTDRTHMITRLPAFADRLLVAEDAAGNLTGYAAMWPNMATHVVGPLIARDSAGARALVTALAAGTERPLRTDVDVRHEELLGWLKDRGLGSVTFNSVMTRDIPTLPGDWTRRWAPLTVAAG, encoded by the coding sequence GTGACACCACCAGATCTCACCGCACTGCCGATCCGCGCACTGACCCTGGAAGACCTCCACCGCTGCTCCGACCTGTCAGAGGACCGCGGCTGGCTCCGTGAGGACCACAGATGGAGACTTCTCCTCACGGCGGGGAGCGGCTACGGGGTCGATGCCCCCGACGGACAGGGACTCGCCGCAGCCTGCGTCGTCACCCGGTACGGCCACACGCACGCCGACCCGGAACTCGCCGCCATCGGGATGGTCCTCGTGGCCGAGCGCTACGCCCGGCGCGGTCTGGGCCGCCGCCTGATGACCCACATCTGTGACGACGTCCTCAAGGGCATCCCGCTCACGCTGCACGCCACTCCCTACGGACGCCCCCTCTACGAGGAGCTCGGGTTCGAGGCCACTGGCCGGGCCGAGATGCTCATGGGCACCTTCCGCCCTGATCCCGCCGCATCCGCCGACGGCGTCCGGCCCGCCAACGCCGAGGACCTGCCGCGGATCGTCCGCCTCGACACCGAGGTCTTCGGCACCGACCGGACCCACATGATCACGAGACTCCCCGCCTTCGCAGACCGGCTGCTCGTCGCCGAGGATGCAGCGGGCAACCTGACCGGCTACGCCGCCATGTGGCCCAACATGGCGACCCATGTCGTCGGGCCGCTCATCGCTCGCGACTCCGCCGGCGCCCGAGCGCTCGTCACCGCCCTCGCCGCCGGCACCGAGCGGCCGTTGCGCACCGATGTCGATGTACGTCACGAGGAGCTCCTCGGCTGGCTCAAGGACCGCGGTCTCGGCTCCGTGACCTTCAACTCCGTCATGACCCGCGACATCCCGACCCTGCCCGGAGACTGGACCCGGCGCTGGGCCCCGCTCACTGTGGCAGCGGGCTGA
- a CDS encoding GNAT family N-acetyltransferase, giving the protein MNDTTELAIRPATAEDLPAIVAMLADDPLGASRESPEDLTPYLAAFKRLDDDPNQHLVVAVRADRVVGTLQLTIVPGLSRKGATRSLIEGVRVHADERGSGLGTRFVEWAIEKSRLENCQLVQLTSDVTRTDAHRFYERLGFTASHVGFKLQL; this is encoded by the coding sequence ATGAACGACACCACTGAACTGGCCATCCGTCCCGCCACGGCGGAGGACCTGCCCGCCATCGTCGCCATGCTCGCCGACGACCCGCTGGGCGCCTCCCGGGAATCCCCCGAAGACCTCACCCCGTACCTCGCCGCCTTCAAGCGCCTGGACGACGACCCGAACCAGCACCTCGTCGTCGCCGTCCGCGCGGACCGGGTCGTGGGCACCCTCCAGCTCACCATCGTCCCGGGGCTCTCCCGCAAGGGCGCCACCCGTTCCCTCATCGAAGGGGTGCGCGTCCACGCCGACGAGCGCGGCAGCGGACTCGGCACCCGGTTCGTCGAATGGGCGATCGAGAAGTCCCGGCTCGAGAACTGCCAGCTCGTCCAGCTCACCTCGGACGTGACCCGGACCGACGCCCACCGTTTCTACGAGCGGCTCGGATTCACCGCCTCCCACGTCGGGTTCAAGCTCCAGCTCTGA
- a CDS encoding NUDIX domain-containing protein, protein MTERPVVKRTARAILLDGDDLILIKRTKPGVDPYWLTPGGGVEPSDATVVDALHREVHEELGAKITDVVPCFVDTVEHIADGGVTGVKVQHFFVCHLESMDPSQRHGPEIDEPEGEYEIVRVPFSRVGIAAVHLVPLSLRHYLDGNIEGVRAMHAADLG, encoded by the coding sequence ATGACCGAACGTCCCGTGGTCAAACGCACCGCCCGCGCGATCCTGCTCGACGGTGACGACCTGATCCTCATCAAGCGCACCAAGCCCGGCGTCGATCCGTACTGGCTCACCCCCGGCGGCGGAGTGGAGCCCTCGGACGCCACCGTCGTCGACGCCCTCCACCGAGAGGTCCACGAAGAACTCGGCGCGAAGATCACCGATGTGGTGCCCTGCTTCGTCGACACCGTCGAGCACATCGCCGATGGGGGAGTGACGGGCGTGAAGGTGCAGCACTTCTTCGTCTGCCACCTCGAGTCGATGGACCCCAGCCAACGGCACGGCCCCGAGATCGACGAGCCCGAGGGCGAGTACGAGATCGTCCGCGTGCCCTTCAGCCGGGTCGGGATCGCCGCCGTCCACCTCGTTCCGCTGTCCCTGCGGCACTACCTCGACGGCAACATCGAGGGCGTACGCGCCATGCACGCCGCCGATCTGGGCTGA
- a CDS encoding DUF5326 family protein, translated as MDGIRQVFAGMPWWVKWVAVPLLALFVFGGVITSILGALIGLVFKLLLFVGLVGGLIFVVKKFSGRTSKSSSGEW; from the coding sequence ATGGACGGCATCCGACAGGTTTTCGCGGGCATGCCCTGGTGGGTCAAGTGGGTCGCCGTTCCACTGCTGGCGCTGTTCGTCTTCGGAGGCGTGATCACCAGCATCCTCGGCGCCCTCATCGGGCTGGTCTTCAAGCTGCTCCTCTTCGTCGGACTCGTCGGCGGTCTGATCTTCGTCGTCAAGAAGTTCAGCGGCCGCACTTCGAAGTCCTCGTCCGGCGAGTGGTAG
- a CDS encoding globin domain-containing protein, which produces MLEARHRMDAPPNRSARPGTGPIPAGGGGVTEPSPDAVLIRRTLAEIAPVADKVTSYFYALVFTGHPELRSLFPAAMDAQRDRLLKALLTAAEHIDNPDVLVPYLRRLGAGHRKYGTMPGHYPAVGEALISALARYAQGTWGPEAQAAWVRAYTAISQIMIDAAAEDEVKAPAWWHAEVVSHDLRTPDIAVLTVRPDQPYAFLAGQYTSLETPWWPRVWRHYSFASAPRTDGLLSFHVKAVPAGWISNALVRHARPGDVLRLGPPAGSMVVDHTTDNGMLCLGGGTGIAPIKALIEDVAEHGERRPVEVFFAARSDGDLYDKDTLLGLQRSHPWLSVRPVVGDWLTGQLPQAVGEHGPWSTYDAFISGPPAMIRSGVDELKRIGIPGDRIRHDAVEELAGVAG; this is translated from the coding sequence ATGCTCGAAGCGAGGCACCGCATGGACGCTCCGCCCAACAGATCGGCCAGACCGGGGACGGGCCCGATACCCGCCGGGGGCGGCGGTGTGACCGAGCCCTCCCCGGACGCCGTCCTCATCCGCCGGACCCTCGCGGAGATCGCCCCCGTCGCAGACAAGGTGACCTCGTACTTCTACGCCCTGGTGTTCACCGGACACCCGGAACTGCGGAGCCTGTTCCCCGCTGCCATGGACGCGCAGCGCGACCGGCTGCTGAAGGCGCTGCTGACCGCTGCCGAGCACATCGACAATCCGGACGTACTCGTCCCTTACCTGCGCCGACTGGGCGCCGGACACCGCAAGTACGGCACCATGCCGGGGCACTATCCGGCGGTGGGTGAGGCCCTCATCAGTGCGCTGGCCCGATATGCGCAGGGGACGTGGGGGCCGGAGGCGCAGGCCGCGTGGGTGCGGGCGTACACCGCGATCTCACAGATCATGATCGACGCGGCGGCCGAGGACGAGGTGAAGGCCCCGGCGTGGTGGCACGCGGAGGTGGTCTCCCACGATCTGCGCACGCCGGACATCGCCGTGCTGACGGTCCGCCCCGACCAGCCGTACGCCTTCCTGGCGGGCCAGTACACGAGTCTGGAGACCCCGTGGTGGCCCCGGGTGTGGCGGCACTACTCCTTCGCCTCGGCACCCCGCACCGACGGGCTGCTGTCCTTCCACGTCAAGGCAGTCCCCGCGGGGTGGATCTCCAACGCGCTGGTGCGCCATGCCCGGCCGGGGGACGTACTGCGCCTGGGGCCGCCGGCGGGCTCGATGGTGGTGGACCACACCACGGACAACGGGATGCTCTGCCTGGGCGGCGGCACCGGTATCGCTCCGATCAAGGCGCTGATCGAGGACGTGGCCGAGCACGGGGAGCGGCGTCCGGTGGAGGTGTTCTTCGCGGCGCGCAGCGATGGAGACCTCTACGACAAGGACACGCTGCTGGGGCTCCAGCGCTCGCACCCGTGGCTTTCGGTGCGGCCGGTGGTCGGTGACTGGCTGACGGGGCAGCTGCCGCAGGCCGTCGGGGAGCACGGGCCGTGGAGTACGTACGACGCCTTCATCTCGGGGCCGCCCGCGATGATCCGCAGCGGAGTGGACGAACTCAAGCGGATCGGGATACCCGGTGACCGCATCCGGCACGACGCCGTGGAGGAGCTGGCGGGCGTGGCCGGCTGA
- a CDS encoding phage holin family protein: MTNFVVKTLANAAALAVAIWLLSGITLDDGSSLGSRTLTLILVALVFGLVNFIVKPVVKLLSLPLFVLTLGLFTLVVNALMLLLTSWLADQFNLSFHVDGFWTAVVGGLIISIVSWAVNMALPDKN; encoded by the coding sequence ATGACGAATTTCGTAGTCAAGACGCTCGCCAATGCCGCAGCCCTGGCAGTCGCCATCTGGCTGCTCTCCGGCATCACCCTCGACGACGGCAGCAGCCTCGGCAGCCGTACGCTCACCCTGATCCTGGTCGCACTGGTCTTCGGCCTGGTCAACTTCATCGTCAAGCCCGTGGTGAAGCTGCTCTCGCTACCGCTGTTCGTTCTCACGCTCGGCCTGTTCACCCTCGTCGTGAACGCCCTGATGCTGCTCCTGACCTCCTGGCTGGCCGATCAGTTCAACCTCAGCTTCCACGTCGACGGCTTCTGGACCGCGGTCGTCGGCGGCCTGATCATCTCCATCGTCTCCTGGGCCGTGAACATGGCCCTGCCCGACAAGAACTGA
- a CDS encoding winged helix DNA-binding domain-containing protein, whose product MSPSLPLVTTAERRNRLGRRHRLAPSARAATVSQAADAVVALHATDAATVFLSARARLSEGGPDTIERALYEDVGLVRLLSMRNTLFAVSTELAPYVDSSTARGIAAKERRTLLKHLDEDGQGLDADWLARAEAAALDALDSRGPCTGSQLSAAVPALRQKITIGRGKKYETEAGVATRVIRVLAADGRIRRDRPRGSWTSSQFRWVHTEPWPAVPAAEARAEIARRWLRAYGPATEADFKWWTGWTLTDARKALAAVGPDQVRLEDGNTALVSPGDTAPEPAPEPWAALLPGLDPSGMGWSDRAFHLDPAHRPALFDYAGNIGPTVWWNGEIVGGWAQRPDGQIVWRLLGSPCRAAEQAVAAEAARLADWVGGARVTPRFRTPLERELVA is encoded by the coding sequence ATGAGCCCCAGCCTTCCTCTGGTCACCACCGCCGAACGCCGCAACCGGCTCGGCAGGCGACACCGCCTGGCCCCCTCGGCCCGCGCCGCCACGGTCAGCCAGGCCGCGGACGCGGTCGTCGCCCTGCACGCCACCGACGCCGCGACCGTCTTCCTTTCCGCCCGAGCCCGGCTCAGCGAGGGCGGGCCTGACACGATCGAGCGGGCGCTCTACGAGGACGTCGGCCTCGTCCGGCTGCTCAGCATGCGCAACACGCTCTTCGCGGTCTCCACCGAACTCGCCCCGTACGTCGACTCCTCCACCGCCCGGGGTATCGCCGCCAAGGAGCGCCGCACGCTGCTCAAGCACCTCGACGAGGACGGCCAGGGCCTCGATGCCGACTGGCTGGCCCGGGCCGAGGCCGCCGCCCTCGACGCCCTCGACTCCCGCGGCCCCTGCACCGGCAGTCAGCTGTCCGCAGCCGTGCCCGCCCTGCGCCAGAAGATCACCATCGGCCGGGGCAAGAAGTACGAGACGGAGGCCGGCGTCGCCACCCGCGTCATCCGCGTGCTCGCGGCCGACGGGCGCATCCGCCGCGACCGGCCGCGTGGATCATGGACGTCCAGCCAGTTCCGCTGGGTCCATACCGAGCCCTGGCCCGCCGTACCCGCCGCGGAAGCCCGCGCGGAGATCGCCCGCCGCTGGCTGCGGGCCTACGGTCCGGCCACCGAGGCCGACTTCAAGTGGTGGACCGGCTGGACCCTCACCGATGCCCGCAAGGCCCTTGCCGCCGTGGGCCCCGACCAGGTCCGACTCGAGGACGGCAACACCGCCCTGGTCAGCCCCGGAGACACCGCACCCGAGCCGGCCCCGGAACCCTGGGCCGCGCTGCTTCCCGGCCTCGACCCCAGCGGCATGGGCTGGTCCGACCGCGCCTTCCACCTCGACCCCGCCCACCGGCCGGCCCTCTTCGACTACGCCGGCAACATCGGCCCCACCGTCTGGTGGAACGGTGAGATCGTCGGCGGCTGGGCCCAGCGCCCCGACGGACAGATCGTCTGGCGGCTGCTGGGCAGCCCCTGCCGCGCCGCCGAACAGGCGGTCGCCGCCGAGGCCGCCCGCCTCGCCGACTGGGTGGGTGGCGCCCGCGTCACCCCGCGTTTCCGCACCCCGCTGGAGCGCGAACTCGTCGCATGA
- a CDS encoding LysR family transcriptional regulator, translating to MDLALLRTFLAVHRAGSFTRAAALLGLSQPAVTSQIRTLERQLGRPLFHRRARGVTPTAVGDELAHKAAPHLDALLRITEAERETAGALRTLHVAGPPEFLCLRVLPALATLVGQGHTLRTTLQTDAEETLDGLAAGHHDLVVTTARPRGGLFNATALCDEEHVLVAAPYWAALVGPDRLRDKGPSALDGIPLVEVHETLPLVTRYWAAVFDTRPDTRPAAATVVAPDLRAVLECVRAGAGLAVLPRYLCRPALDSGQIVALLEPPVPPLRTWFLVVRTGGLALAHVARAHDRLLRAASHW from the coding sequence ATGGACCTGGCTCTGCTGCGCACCTTCCTCGCCGTGCACCGGGCCGGCTCGTTCACCCGGGCCGCCGCGCTCCTCGGGCTCTCCCAGCCCGCTGTCACCTCCCAGATCCGCACCCTCGAACGCCAGCTGGGACGGCCGCTCTTCCACCGCCGGGCCCGCGGTGTCACCCCCACCGCCGTCGGCGACGAACTCGCCCACAAGGCTGCCCCGCACCTCGACGCCCTGCTGAGGATCACCGAGGCCGAACGCGAGACCGCCGGCGCGTTACGCACCCTCCACGTCGCCGGGCCCCCCGAGTTCCTGTGCCTGCGCGTGCTCCCCGCTCTCGCGACCCTCGTCGGCCAGGGCCACACCCTGCGCACCACCCTCCAGACCGACGCCGAGGAGACCCTCGACGGCCTGGCCGCGGGCCACCACGACCTTGTCGTCACCACCGCCCGGCCCCGCGGCGGACTCTTCAACGCCACCGCGCTGTGCGACGAGGAGCACGTCCTGGTCGCCGCCCCGTACTGGGCAGCGCTCGTCGGCCCGGACCGGCTGCGGGACAAGGGCCCCTCCGCCCTCGACGGCATCCCGCTCGTCGAGGTCCACGAGACCCTGCCGCTCGTCACCCGCTACTGGGCCGCCGTGTTCGACACCCGGCCCGACACCAGGCCCGCCGCCGCCACCGTGGTCGCGCCCGACCTGCGGGCCGTGCTGGAGTGCGTCCGGGCCGGCGCCGGGCTCGCCGTACTGCCCCGCTACCTGTGCAGGCCCGCCCTCGACAGCGGTCAGATCGTCGCCCTGCTGGAACCCCCGGTCCCACCGCTGCGCACATGGTTCCTCGTGGTCAGGACCGGCGGCCTCGCCCTCGCACACGTCGCCCGGGCCCATGACCGGCTGCTGCGCGCCGCCTCGCACTGGTGA
- a CDS encoding cupin domain-containing protein, which translates to MKAFRLDELEAERVANDGAYLQFVRERNMSVGLYALDAGQSDPQQPHRQDEVYFVVSGRASITVGEETTMVARGSVVYVPAGVPHKFHHIAEDLRVMVVFSPPEG; encoded by the coding sequence ATGAAGGCCTTCCGGCTGGACGAGCTCGAAGCGGAGCGGGTCGCCAATGACGGCGCGTATCTGCAGTTCGTGCGCGAGCGGAACATGTCAGTCGGGCTGTACGCGCTCGACGCGGGGCAGAGCGACCCGCAGCAGCCGCACCGCCAGGACGAGGTGTACTTCGTCGTGAGCGGACGGGCCTCGATCACGGTCGGGGAAGAGACCACGATGGTCGCGCGCGGCAGCGTGGTCTACGTCCCGGCCGGGGTTCCGCACAAGTTCCACCACATCGCCGAGGACTTGAGGGTGATGGTGGTGTTCTCCCCGCCGGAGGGGTGA